The Campylobacter armoricus sequence ACAAAAATTAATTATCTATATGAAAAATAAACAACCACTAAAGTATATAGCTACAAATAATGCCAAATTTAAAATTACTATGAAAGATAAAACTTATCATGGCAGTGGTGATGAATTTATATATAATGTTAGTAAAGATACTTATGAAATTAATGGTCATGCTAAAATTATAGAAGAGCCAACCAACAAAGAATTATTTGGCGATAAAATCATAGTTGATAGAAAAAATATGACTTATAGGGTTTTTAGTAAAGATAAAAAACCTGTTAAATTTGTTTTTGAAGTAAAAGAATGATTTTAAGTGCTAAATTTTTAACTTCTGCTTCTAAAATAGATGAA is a genomic window containing:
- the lptA gene encoding lipopolysaccharide transport periplasmic protein LptA translates to MVFRIIIFLCMINLFAFSAQKIEVYAKDFYLDEKSETSILTGDVEVKKGKDILNSQKLIIYMKNKQPLKYIATNNAKFKITMKDKTYHGSGDEFIYNVSKDTYEINGHAKIIEEPTNKELFGDKIIVDRKNMTYRVFSKDKKPVKFVFEVKE